In a genomic window of Pontibacter liquoris:
- a CDS encoding sigma-70 family RNA polymerase sigma factor gives MRQLKISKQITNRESQSLDKYLQEIGKVDLLTPDEEVSLAQRIREGDQFALEKLTKANLRFVVSVAKQYQNQGLSLGDLINEGNLGLIKAAKRFDETRGFKFISYAVWWIRQSILQALAEQSRIVRLPLNRVGSLNKISKSFSELEQKFEREPSPEEIAEVLELTTAEVVDTLKISGRHVSVDAPFVQGEENRLLDVLENEDEESPDTGLMNDSLRKEVQRALSTLTKREADVITLYFGLNGEHSLTLEEIGEKFNLTRERVRQIKEKAIRRLRHTSRSKALKPYLG, from the coding sequence ATGAGACAACTCAAGATAAGCAAACAGATTACCAACCGCGAAAGCCAATCGCTTGACAAATATTTACAGGAGATTGGCAAAGTCGATTTGCTTACACCCGATGAAGAGGTATCATTAGCTCAGAGGATAAGGGAAGGAGATCAGTTTGCACTTGAGAAGTTAACCAAAGCCAACCTGCGTTTCGTGGTGTCTGTGGCAAAACAGTACCAGAACCAGGGTTTGTCGTTAGGTGACCTGATAAATGAAGGAAACCTGGGTTTGATCAAAGCCGCTAAGCGTTTTGATGAAACTAGGGGCTTTAAATTTATCTCTTATGCTGTTTGGTGGATTCGTCAGTCTATTCTGCAGGCTTTGGCAGAGCAGTCGCGTATTGTGCGCCTGCCCCTTAATCGTGTGGGATCGCTGAACAAGATATCCAAATCCTTTTCTGAGCTGGAACAGAAATTCGAGCGTGAGCCTTCGCCCGAAGAAATTGCGGAAGTGCTGGAATTAACCACTGCTGAAGTGGTAGACACCCTGAAGATCTCAGGTCGCCATGTATCGGTGGATGCGCCTTTTGTGCAGGGCGAAGAAAACCGCCTGCTGGACGTGCTGGAAAACGAAGACGAAGAGTCGCCGGACACCGGCCTGATGAACGATTCACTCCGTAAGGAAGTGCAGCGTGCGCTCTCTACCTTAACCAAGCGCGAAGCAGACGTTATCACGTTATACTTCGGCCTGAACGGCGAACACTCTCTGACCCTGGAAGAGATCGGCGAAAAGTTTAACCTGACCCGCGAGCGTGTGCGTCAGATCAAAGAAAAAGCAATTCGCAGACTTCGTCATACTTCCCGTAGCAAGGCCCTGAAGCCTTACCTGGGATAA
- the trxB gene encoding thioredoxin-disulfide reductase: protein MEIEKVKCLIIGSGPAGYTAAIYASRAGLNPVLYQGLQPGGQLTITNDVENYPGYPQGINGPQMMEDFKQQAERFGTDVRYGIATAVDFSSQPHKVTIDDQKVIEAHTVIISTGASAKWLGLESEARLNGSGVSACAVCDGFFYRGQDVAIVGAGDTAAEEATYLANLCRKVYMIVRREEMRASIIMQERVKKTPNIEILWNSVTDEVLGEHAVEAVRVKNTVTNEVREIPVNGFFVAIGHKPNSDIFADYLNLDENGYIKTIPGTSQTNIDGVFACGDVQDFTYRQAVTAAGTGCMAALDAERYLAARELH, encoded by the coding sequence ATGGAAATAGAAAAAGTAAAATGTCTTATCATCGGTTCCGGGCCAGCTGGCTATACGGCCGCTATATATGCTTCCAGAGCCGGTCTTAATCCTGTTCTGTACCAGGGTCTGCAACCCGGCGGGCAGCTGACCATTACCAACGACGTAGAAAATTATCCTGGTTATCCTCAGGGCATTAACGGCCCTCAGATGATGGAGGACTTTAAGCAGCAGGCAGAGCGCTTCGGCACCGATGTACGCTACGGCATTGCCACCGCTGTAGACTTTTCTTCTCAGCCCCACAAAGTTACCATCGATGATCAGAAGGTGATCGAGGCACATACGGTGATCATTTCGACCGGCGCATCGGCCAAGTGGCTGGGCCTGGAGTCGGAAGCGAGGCTGAATGGCAGCGGCGTTTCGGCCTGTGCCGTGTGCGACGGTTTCTTTTACCGTGGGCAGGATGTGGCCATAGTAGGAGCAGGCGATACGGCCGCAGAAGAAGCGACTTACCTGGCTAACCTGTGCCGCAAAGTATACATGATCGTGCGCCGCGAAGAAATGCGTGCCTCCATCATCATGCAGGAGCGTGTAAAGAAAACACCCAACATTGAAATACTCTGGAACTCGGTAACCGATGAGGTACTGGGCGAGCATGCCGTGGAAGCCGTACGCGTGAAGAATACGGTAACCAATGAGGTGCGCGAGATTCCGGTAAACGGTTTCTTTGTAGCGATCGGCCATAAGCCTAACTCCGACATTTTTGCCGACTACCTGAACCTGGACGAGAACGGTTATATCAAGACTATTCCGGGCACTTCGCAGACGAACATTGATGGCGTATTTGCCTGTGGCGACGTGCAGGATTTCACGTACCGCCAGGCCGTGACAGCAGCCGGCACCGGTTGTATGGCCGCCCTGGATGCAGAGCGTTATCTGGCAGCGCGGGAGTTGCATTAA
- a CDS encoding M23 family metallopeptidase, which produces MSQKKSPFTIALLLLGLLLFSPAAFAQTKVKDLFRVKSPKIQYVRPDTTILIKYEEFPDENSDADQSIYFNPKKELSIVSEDTSELDLGEQHIVEVSEEVLVDSSWVKIAGYYSIWDTHNINPYRMDGREIKDTVDIRLYDPPKNRNYKMPLFETPITSHFGYRGYRWHYGTDLDLDTGDTIRAAFDGVVRISKWDGGGYGNYIVVRHYNGLETLYGHMSKPIAKVGEFLKAGDIIGLGGSTGRSSGPHLHYEVRYEGNPIDPENMYDFPDYLLKGKNFQITAALFNYYNKAKAKTTTARRSSYHTVRRGDTLSGIAKKYGVSVSQLAKLNKMSTRAKLSVGKKLRIR; this is translated from the coding sequence ATGTCACAAAAAAAATCCCCCTTTACTATTGCACTGCTTTTGCTGGGTTTGCTGCTCTTTTCGCCGGCGGCCTTTGCACAGACCAAGGTGAAGGATCTCTTCCGGGTAAAGTCGCCCAAAATTCAGTATGTGCGGCCGGATACGACCATTCTCATCAAGTATGAGGAGTTTCCGGACGAGAACTCTGATGCGGATCAGTCGATCTACTTCAATCCCAAAAAAGAACTCTCTATTGTCAGCGAGGATACTTCTGAACTCGATCTGGGCGAGCAGCATATTGTAGAAGTATCCGAAGAAGTGCTGGTGGATTCTTCCTGGGTGAAAATTGCCGGCTATTACTCGATCTGGGATACGCACAACATCAACCCCTACCGTATGGACGGGCGCGAAATCAAAGATACCGTGGATATCCGCTTGTATGATCCGCCGAAGAACCGCAACTATAAAATGCCTTTATTCGAAACGCCCATCACAAGTCATTTCGGCTACAGAGGTTATCGCTGGCACTATGGCACAGACCTGGACCTGGATACGGGCGATACGATCAGGGCAGCCTTTGACGGGGTGGTGCGCATCAGTAAATGGGACGGCGGCGGCTATGGGAATTATATTGTGGTGCGCCACTACAATGGCCTGGAAACGCTTTACGGGCACATGAGCAAACCGATTGCTAAGGTGGGTGAGTTCCTCAAAGCCGGGGACATTATTGGTTTGGGAGGCAGCACGGGTCGTAGCTCGGGACCGCACCTGCATTATGAAGTGCGCTACGAAGGCAACCCAATAGACCCGGAGAACATGTATGACTTCCCGGACTACCTGCTGAAAGGCAAAAACTTCCAGATTACGGCTGCGTTATTCAACTATTATAACAAAGCCAAGGCCAAAACCACCACAGCCCGCAGAAGTTCTTACCATACCGTGCGCCGCGGCGATACGCTTTCCGGCATTGCCAAAAAGTATGGCGTATCGGTGAGCCAACTGGCCAAGCTGAATAAAATGAGTACCCGCGCAAAATTAAGCGTAGGCAAAAAACTGCGCATCCGCTAA